TTCAACAGAAGCACCTCGGAGGTTCCGAATGTGAATGACGTGACGACCAGCGGCTGCGAGTGCACCATCCAATCGTGCAGGTCCACTTGATGAGACGCAGGGTTTGTTCTGGTGTATCCCGCGTGGGTGAAGTGCACCTGGGGAGGGTCTCGAGGATTCAACACGTGTCGCCCGTGGAAGGGTGTGACTGGTAATTCAGTGTTGGGATCTCTAGTGAGACAGGCCCAATCGTGTAGGAATTGGGATGCGCCGGTGCCGTCGCAAAGACAGTGGTTGATCGCCGTGCACAGTATCATCCCTCCGCATCGAAGACTTGTCACCTTAAAGTTTAATAggtatcaattaattaaaaatatgttaaaatataaaatcataaaaattattattagaaataagtttaataatAGGTTGTGATGGAATATCTCTTATGTGACgtaaaaatcaatatattcaAACCTGGATTATAAGAGGAGGAAGATCTAAGAAACTTTGAGCTTTGACTTTGCAAAGGAGCTTCTTCCATGAAGTGTTTGGCAGGTTGCAAGGTTGAAGTAATTGTTGAGCAGTGGCATCCATGAAAGCCTGAGCAAACACAACACCTTCTCCATTGCAATCCACCTCAAGCTTGTGATCATCCTCACAAATGCTGCTCCTCCTCAATCTCCCAGCTAAGGGGTAGTAATCCACCAAAACTCTTGCCAGAGAAGACTTCAACACATCCACGCTCACACATTTCTCGAAGAGGTGCACATACTTAACGGAGAATTTGAAGAACTTTTGGCTGTCGAGATTGGATAGATGGAGAGAATGCTTTGGTGTTGGAGCACATGGGAATATGGTAACTGGTGGCCTAGGATATACACAATCTGGAAGTTCCatagattttgaaaatgttttttttcatgCAAATAATTTTCTGGGGTTTCAGTTCTTCACATGCAAGTATAGTTTGAAGGTAAAAGAAGATGAAACTCCATCTGCATGAAGATGTCAAACCTGATATTAGTAACTTCAGAGATTTCACCTTCTGCTAAGATCAGGACATACCCTGATTTTCTCAGAAAATGAATGGcaaataaaagagagaaatcaagattcatgAAGGTTAGAAGAACACAGAAAAAAGCGAACTTTTACTTGTAAAGAAGAACAAGAGAAGAGATGGGTCATTCTGAAGTTAACCATTCCTTTTATAGCAACGAGAGGTTAATGTGAGGACAAGTTCAACAtaaatttatgtgttttttttttaaaaaacacttttaatCCGATTCCTATTCCTAATAGATACGTGATTATTGTTAGggttaattattgaaattaaaagtgTTGATGGTTTTAAAGTTGGGAGTTtcattatagttttattttaaaaaagaacactttttcaaattatttaaaaaatatatatttaaattatcttaatcTCATTTTTTAAGTTGTTATGCTCCTATTATTAGGAATAAAAGAAGAATTCTCTTCTAGCCTAGGGTAGCCTTCCAAACTTTTGACTAAACAAGAATATATTCTAATTGGAtaaatttggtaaaaaaaaacgtaaaaggCTAACTTTATTCttcaaaaagagaataaatgaGCGAGAAGTTAAAAGGTGGAAAATACTGGTATATTTCTCGTATAAGCTTTATATGAATTAACAATTTGGAATTTTCTAACACATTAATTGCTTGACTTCTGATTTTTCATTCACACTATCCTATTCATTAATGTTTTGTACATAttatactatttaaaaaattatgaagtaTACTATGTTAAAAATGTACTGTCAAATTGTATTTAGTAGATAAATATATGGATTCCCGCTAAAAGTGTGCAAACCtttgatatatatttgaaatttgataGAAGTGCATTTGGTGAATACCgattgaaataatatatataatcgaTTGTTTGTTGGAAACTCATCGattgaaataatataattgacCGTGTGTTGGAAATTGATAGATCATGATTAGGATAAgctaaataattaattagtcTAAATAGGTTACTAatcaatttaaaagaaaattgagtTGTAATTAGATCTAATAGGTATTCTCTAAATTGGCTGGTAAAATTACTTTAACTCGGAGAAGATCACATTGGAGCACACTACAAGGAAATTGTTCTAAGTGGATGTTCGACCATAAATCTGAAACATTTTAATGTTCACCGTAGGATTGAGCGAAAACTTTTGAAACCTATATGGTAACCACCAAAAACATGGCAAGTAACGTTGTGTTAGAGGAAACTTTGGATGATCAGTTGGATTTGAGGGAAGTGATACAGAGGTATATGAAGGAAATGCAAAAGAAGTATATAATTAAGGAAGAAATAAAGGCGTTACGAGCTAAGAATGCAATCATACGTCGAGAAAGGGTTGGTAAAGATCTCATGTGATCTACTCCTACTTTTCAAGGACTAGTAAAGCAACACCAAAATGAATCATACTCAATCGTCCAAACAAACAACTTTAGAATAAGTAAAGATCATAACTAATTTGCTGTGACAGTTGACATGACTGATATGTTCTTGTTCACTACGAGGATCATGAAGACCCATTTTATTGACAATTAGAGAATGTTTATGTTTGATAAGTACGATTACTACAGGAAATGCTCGTTTTTCCGGCGGCCTTTTACCCACGGCCTAGGAGCCCTCGGTAATGCAGTGGTGAAGTCAATTACGGACGGCTTagaggccttcggtaatgtctTCTAAGAATTTTAAGTTGTTCCCTCTCTGCAATTCATTTTCCCACCGGCCTTCCCCTGTGCTTCGTCCAAAACCTTTCCCTCCAACCCTATTCTTCGTCGCCCAAAACCCTTCCCTCCAACCCTTCCCTTGTGCTCCTCCAACGATACGAAAGTCGTAAGCTTTCTCTCCTCTGCCCAAATTGTCAGTAATTCCTCCTCTCCTGTGCCCAAATTTGAGAAATTCCTCCAACGATACCAAAGCCCTAGTCCGTTTTTGGTCACCGTAAGGCGTTCTTTCGCGGAGCTTAGGTCGTTGGTGGCATGGTCTTTCCGGCAGGGTGGTGGGTCGTGGTAGTTGGCGTTTTGCGGTAGTGGTGGTGGGTCATCGAGGTTGGCTTGACGGCAGCGTTGGGGTGATGTGGGCTTGTTAAGTTCGTGGTCGGGGTCTGCAGAGGCTGGCATCTTCGTCCATTTTTCTTTCGAGGTAAGtgttttttcaaaattgattttttgttgAGAAGAAATTGTACTTGAATGATGcttgctttctttctttttttcattttcatgttgTTTTGTCTCTGTCATTGTGTGTGGTAGAAATTGTGTTCTTTTTGTGTGGTCTTAGAGTTTCTGGAGGTGCCAACATTTGTTGGATCTTGGTCGTTGaagatatttgaataaatagaTTGTTGGATGCTTAACTGGAAATTTCAAGCTGCTGTGTGCttcttcttcatgttgttgTGGCTTCTTTTGCTGCACCGTGAGTGCTTTTCCCATGTCTTTTCCTCACACCGTGCAGCTCCACTCCCTTCAACGTGGTGTGCCTCCTGAGCTCTTGTTGTAGCTAAATATCTTCACTTGTTAATTGAAATGAGTTGCAAGTGTTGAATGCAAGCCGTGGAGTATGAGCTGGATGccactttaattaaattatgtgcAGCTCTTCATTTTGATGGCTTCAAGATTCACGTTCCAGCCAAGAGAATTTGGTGGTTCCCACCTTTATTCCATCTTTCTGAATGCTTTTCCAAAATGCTTCTTCATGGGCCCTAGGCCGTGGAGTGTATGTGTGCAGCTGCTCCAAATGCACTTCCAAAACTCTGCTGGACTGCTCCTCCAAGCTCTTC
This window of the Vigna angularis cultivar LongXiaoDou No.4 chromosome 7, ASM1680809v1, whole genome shotgun sequence genome carries:
- the LOC128197832 gene encoding benzyl alcohol O-benzoyltransferase-like, whose amino-acid sequence is MELPDCVYPRPPVTIFPCAPTPKHSLHLSNLDSQKFFKFSVKYVHLFEKCVSVDVLKSSLARVLVDYYPLAGRLRRSSICEDDHKLEVDCNGEGVVFAQAFMDATAQQLLQPCNLPNTSWKKLLCKVKAQSFLDLPPLIIQV